Proteins from a genomic interval of Dunckerocampus dactyliophorus isolate RoL2022-P2 chromosome 5, RoL_Ddac_1.1, whole genome shotgun sequence:
- the mlc1 gene encoding membrane protein MLC1 isoform X4, whose translation MQREEVSAREEFTYSHVSSLERGGGSLGRRGSRGLDRRMDRGEQEGSERDSYTVDVRASDLQLAQPEPLKHPCFSYRAWLYSVLIGGSLLITSGFSLYLGNLFPVAMDYLRCAAGSGIPAAIASFAIAKNRRVAVSDFQVIYVSAFAVTTTCLVWFGCKLVLNPSAVNINFNLILMILLEVLMATTVILSARSAEDCCRHRKSETNDQPLVTTPAVFPTRLLKAYSVIEVIVGISAVFGGIIALNMDALLPGPYLSVTFFWILVAVEVLIAISSVTSPLLFSASGFLSCSVISFIDIFLHDVPTAKQSYDILLLILLVLLLVQAVLNSATVVHCASYKSQLRTRATQPSENRLGTSSQYHEQPSNGVLQNFSKDRARKAVMVQMTH comes from the exons ATGCAGCGCGAGGAGGTGTCAGCGAGGGAGGAGTTCACCTACAGCCACGTGTCCTCACTTGAAAGAGGTGGCGGCTCACTTGGAAGGAGAGGCAGCAGGGGATTGGACAGAAGAATGGACAGGGGGGAGCAAGAAGGCTCAGAACGGGACAGTTACACTGTAGACGTGAGGGCCAGTGACCTGCAGCTGGCCCAGCCGGAGCCTCTAAAGCACCCCTGCTTCAGCTACAGGGCCTGGCTCTACAGCGTCCTCATAGGG GGCAGTCTTCTCATCACTTCTGGATTCTCTCTGTACCTGGGAAATCTCTTTCCTGTTGCCATGGACTACCTGCGTTGTGCTGCAGGATCT GGCATACCGGCCGCCATAGCTAGCTTTGCCATTGCCAAGAACAGACGTGTGGCA GTGTCAGATTTCCAAGTGATCTATGTGTCAGCCTTTGCAGTGACAACCACCTGCCTGGTTTGGTTTGGATGTAAACTGGTCCTCAACCCGTCTGCTGTTAAT ATCAACTTTAACCTCATCTTGATGATTTTGCTGGAGGTTCTCATGGCTACTACTGTCATCCTGTCAGCTCGCTCCGCAGAGGACTGCTGCCGCCACAGGAAG TCAGAGACAAACGATCAACCTTTGGTCACCACCCCGGCGGTCTTCCCCACTCGTCTCCTCAAAGCGTACTCT GTGATCGAAGTCATCGTGGGAATCTCTGCTGTGTTTGGAGGTATTATCGCACTCAACATGGACGCTCTGCTTCCCGGACCCTACTTGTCTGTCACTTTTTTCTGGATCCTCGTGGCT GTGGAGGTGCTGATCGCCATCAGCAGCGTGACGTCTCCTCTGCTCTTTTCAGCCTCCGGCTTCCTCTCTTGCAGTGTGATCAGCTTTATTGACATTTTCCTGCACGATGTTCCTACAGCCAAG CAATCTTACGACATCTTGCTGCTGATCCTGCTGGTTTTACTGCTGGTGCAGGCGGTTCTGAACTCAGCCACCGTGGTGCACTGTGCCTCCTACAAGAGCCAGCTCCGCACGAGGGCAACGCAACCCTCTGAAAACAGACTGGGAACCTCCAGCCAGTACCATGAG CAGCCATCCAATGGAGTGCTTCAGAATTTCAGCAAAGACAGAGCGAGGAAGGCCGTAATGGTGCAAATGACTCATTGA
- the mlc1 gene encoding membrane protein MLC1 isoform X1: MQREEVSAREEFTYSHVSSLERGGGSLGRRGSRGLDRRMDRGEQEGSERDSYTVDVRASDLQLAQPEPLKHPCFSYRAWLYSVLIGGSLLITSGFSLYLGNLFPVAMDYLRCAAGSGIPAAIASFAIAKNRRVAVSDFQVIYVSAFAVTTTCLVWFGCKLVLNPSAVNINFNLILMILLEVLMATTVILSARSAEDCCRHRKSETNDQPLVTTPAVFPTRLLKAYSVIEVIVGISAVFGGIIALNMDALLPGPYLSVTFFWILVACFPSAIASHVVSEYPNKCLVEVLIAISSVTSPLLFSASGFLSCSVISFIDIFLHDVPTAKQSYDILLLILLVLLLVQAVLNSATVVHCASYKSQLRTRATQPSENRLGTSSQYHEQPSNGVLQNFSKDRARKAVMVQMTH, translated from the exons ATGCAGCGCGAGGAGGTGTCAGCGAGGGAGGAGTTCACCTACAGCCACGTGTCCTCACTTGAAAGAGGTGGCGGCTCACTTGGAAGGAGAGGCAGCAGGGGATTGGACAGAAGAATGGACAGGGGGGAGCAAGAAGGCTCAGAACGGGACAGTTACACTGTAGACGTGAGGGCCAGTGACCTGCAGCTGGCCCAGCCGGAGCCTCTAAAGCACCCCTGCTTCAGCTACAGGGCCTGGCTCTACAGCGTCCTCATAGGG GGCAGTCTTCTCATCACTTCTGGATTCTCTCTGTACCTGGGAAATCTCTTTCCTGTTGCCATGGACTACCTGCGTTGTGCTGCAGGATCT GGCATACCGGCCGCCATAGCTAGCTTTGCCATTGCCAAGAACAGACGTGTGGCA GTGTCAGATTTCCAAGTGATCTATGTGTCAGCCTTTGCAGTGACAACCACCTGCCTGGTTTGGTTTGGATGTAAACTGGTCCTCAACCCGTCTGCTGTTAAT ATCAACTTTAACCTCATCTTGATGATTTTGCTGGAGGTTCTCATGGCTACTACTGTCATCCTGTCAGCTCGCTCCGCAGAGGACTGCTGCCGCCACAGGAAG TCAGAGACAAACGATCAACCTTTGGTCACCACCCCGGCGGTCTTCCCCACTCGTCTCCTCAAAGCGTACTCT GTGATCGAAGTCATCGTGGGAATCTCTGCTGTGTTTGGAGGTATTATCGCACTCAACATGGACGCTCTGCTTCCCGGACCCTACTTGTCTGTCACTTTTTTCTGGATCCTCGTGGCT tgttttccaAGTGCTATTGCCAGTCACGTTGTATCAGAATACCCCAACAAATGTCTG GTGGAGGTGCTGATCGCCATCAGCAGCGTGACGTCTCCTCTGCTCTTTTCAGCCTCCGGCTTCCTCTCTTGCAGTGTGATCAGCTTTATTGACATTTTCCTGCACGATGTTCCTACAGCCAAG CAATCTTACGACATCTTGCTGCTGATCCTGCTGGTTTTACTGCTGGTGCAGGCGGTTCTGAACTCAGCCACCGTGGTGCACTGTGCCTCCTACAAGAGCCAGCTCCGCACGAGGGCAACGCAACCCTCTGAAAACAGACTGGGAACCTCCAGCCAGTACCATGAG CAGCCATCCAATGGAGTGCTTCAGAATTTCAGCAAAGACAGAGCGAGGAAGGCCGTAATGGTGCAAATGACTCATTGA
- the mlc1 gene encoding membrane protein MLC1 isoform X2, with translation MQREEVSAREEFTYSHVSSLERGGGSLGRRGSRGLDRRMDRGEQEGSERDSYTVDVRASDLQLAQPEPLKHPCFSYRAWLYSVLIGGSLLITSGFSLYLGNLFPVAMDYLRCAAGSGIPAAIASFAIAKNRRVAVSDFQVIYVSAFAVTTTCLVWFGCKLVLNPSAVNINFNLILMILLEVLMATTVILSARSAEDCCRHRKSETNDQPLVTTPAVFPTRLLKAYSVIEVIVGISAVFGGIIALNMDALLPGPYLSVTFFWILVACFPSAIASHVVSEYPNKCLVEVLIAISSVTSPLLFSASGFLSCSVISFIDIFLHDVPTAKQSYDILLLILLVLLLVQAVLNSATVVHCASYKSQLRTRATQPSENRLGTSSQYHEPSNGVLQNFSKDRARKAVMVQMTH, from the exons ATGCAGCGCGAGGAGGTGTCAGCGAGGGAGGAGTTCACCTACAGCCACGTGTCCTCACTTGAAAGAGGTGGCGGCTCACTTGGAAGGAGAGGCAGCAGGGGATTGGACAGAAGAATGGACAGGGGGGAGCAAGAAGGCTCAGAACGGGACAGTTACACTGTAGACGTGAGGGCCAGTGACCTGCAGCTGGCCCAGCCGGAGCCTCTAAAGCACCCCTGCTTCAGCTACAGGGCCTGGCTCTACAGCGTCCTCATAGGG GGCAGTCTTCTCATCACTTCTGGATTCTCTCTGTACCTGGGAAATCTCTTTCCTGTTGCCATGGACTACCTGCGTTGTGCTGCAGGATCT GGCATACCGGCCGCCATAGCTAGCTTTGCCATTGCCAAGAACAGACGTGTGGCA GTGTCAGATTTCCAAGTGATCTATGTGTCAGCCTTTGCAGTGACAACCACCTGCCTGGTTTGGTTTGGATGTAAACTGGTCCTCAACCCGTCTGCTGTTAAT ATCAACTTTAACCTCATCTTGATGATTTTGCTGGAGGTTCTCATGGCTACTACTGTCATCCTGTCAGCTCGCTCCGCAGAGGACTGCTGCCGCCACAGGAAG TCAGAGACAAACGATCAACCTTTGGTCACCACCCCGGCGGTCTTCCCCACTCGTCTCCTCAAAGCGTACTCT GTGATCGAAGTCATCGTGGGAATCTCTGCTGTGTTTGGAGGTATTATCGCACTCAACATGGACGCTCTGCTTCCCGGACCCTACTTGTCTGTCACTTTTTTCTGGATCCTCGTGGCT tgttttccaAGTGCTATTGCCAGTCACGTTGTATCAGAATACCCCAACAAATGTCTG GTGGAGGTGCTGATCGCCATCAGCAGCGTGACGTCTCCTCTGCTCTTTTCAGCCTCCGGCTTCCTCTCTTGCAGTGTGATCAGCTTTATTGACATTTTCCTGCACGATGTTCCTACAGCCAAG CAATCTTACGACATCTTGCTGCTGATCCTGCTGGTTTTACTGCTGGTGCAGGCGGTTCTGAACTCAGCCACCGTGGTGCACTGTGCCTCCTACAAGAGCCAGCTCCGCACGAGGGCAACGCAACCCTCTGAAAACAGACTGGGAACCTCCAGCCAGTACCATGAG CCATCCAATGGAGTGCTTCAGAATTTCAGCAAAGACAGAGCGAGGAAGGCCGTAATGGTGCAAATGACTCATTGA
- the mlc1 gene encoding membrane protein MLC1 isoform X3: MQREEVSAREEFTYSHVSSLERGGGSLGRRGSRGLDRRMDRGEQEGSERDSYTVDVRASDLQLAQPEPLKHPCFSYRAWLYSVLIGGSLLITSGFSLYLGNLFPVAMDYLRCAAGSGIPAAIASFAIAKNRRVAVSDFQVIYVSAFAVTTTCLVWFGCKLVLNPSAVNINFNLILMILLEVLMATTVILSARSAEDCCRHRKSETNDQPLVTTPAVFPTRLLKAYSVIEVIVGISAVFGGIIALNMDALLPGPYLSVTFFWILVACFPSAIASHVVSEYPNKCLVEVLIAISSVTSPLLFSASGFLSCSVISFIDIFLHDVPTAKVDPRSEAVLNSATVVHCASYKSQLRTRATQPSENRLGTSSQYHEQPSNGVLQNFSKDRARKAVMVQMTH; the protein is encoded by the exons ATGCAGCGCGAGGAGGTGTCAGCGAGGGAGGAGTTCACCTACAGCCACGTGTCCTCACTTGAAAGAGGTGGCGGCTCACTTGGAAGGAGAGGCAGCAGGGGATTGGACAGAAGAATGGACAGGGGGGAGCAAGAAGGCTCAGAACGGGACAGTTACACTGTAGACGTGAGGGCCAGTGACCTGCAGCTGGCCCAGCCGGAGCCTCTAAAGCACCCCTGCTTCAGCTACAGGGCCTGGCTCTACAGCGTCCTCATAGGG GGCAGTCTTCTCATCACTTCTGGATTCTCTCTGTACCTGGGAAATCTCTTTCCTGTTGCCATGGACTACCTGCGTTGTGCTGCAGGATCT GGCATACCGGCCGCCATAGCTAGCTTTGCCATTGCCAAGAACAGACGTGTGGCA GTGTCAGATTTCCAAGTGATCTATGTGTCAGCCTTTGCAGTGACAACCACCTGCCTGGTTTGGTTTGGATGTAAACTGGTCCTCAACCCGTCTGCTGTTAAT ATCAACTTTAACCTCATCTTGATGATTTTGCTGGAGGTTCTCATGGCTACTACTGTCATCCTGTCAGCTCGCTCCGCAGAGGACTGCTGCCGCCACAGGAAG TCAGAGACAAACGATCAACCTTTGGTCACCACCCCGGCGGTCTTCCCCACTCGTCTCCTCAAAGCGTACTCT GTGATCGAAGTCATCGTGGGAATCTCTGCTGTGTTTGGAGGTATTATCGCACTCAACATGGACGCTCTGCTTCCCGGACCCTACTTGTCTGTCACTTTTTTCTGGATCCTCGTGGCT tgttttccaAGTGCTATTGCCAGTCACGTTGTATCAGAATACCCCAACAAATGTCTG GTGGAGGTGCTGATCGCCATCAGCAGCGTGACGTCTCCTCTGCTCTTTTCAGCCTCCGGCTTCCTCTCTTGCAGTGTGATCAGCTTTATTGACATTTTCCTGCACGATGTTCCTACAGCCAAGGTGGACCCACGCTCAGAa GCGGTTCTGAACTCAGCCACCGTGGTGCACTGTGCCTCCTACAAGAGCCAGCTCCGCACGAGGGCAACGCAACCCTCTGAAAACAGACTGGGAACCTCCAGCCAGTACCATGAG CAGCCATCCAATGGAGTGCTTCAGAATTTCAGCAAAGACAGAGCGAGGAAGGCCGTAATGGTGCAAATGACTCATTGA